Within Hyla sarda isolate aHylSar1 chromosome 7, aHylSar1.hap1, whole genome shotgun sequence, the genomic segment TACCAGCAAGGTTATTCTGATGAATGATACTGAACAGACAGAAGAGGGCCACATTGTCTAAGGGTATGCATTCTCTTTTGCTCAAAAGTTTGATAGAAAAATCAATTGGAGTATTGATCTCATGATCTATCACTGGAAAATACCCGCAATAAGATATCTGCTGATTAAGCTTAAGAACTGTGATAGCTGGTTAGAGATAATTATTATTACATGACTAATATAGTTTTGTAGTATATTTAGTGTCTTCACCAGTCACTGTATGTGAATGACATTCTAAGGGTCCTGCAGAGGTAAATGGGGTAATTGTTTCCAATGATATTTCTGCCTCACATTCAAACTGGACACTAACAGGTAACAGTAAGTTCTTATGACTTCTGGTTCCATGAGAATTCGATATGACAGACACTTTGTCAAAACAATGCCCTTCCAAATCTTCTTGATCTTGAGAAACAGCATTGGGGAGCTGGGAGCTATTAAAAGTGACTGGGATATCTTTCTGAAACGTAGTGTCGTGATGGTAGGACACTAACTCATTGCTGAAGTTGACAGCTTCAACATTTGTGCTGGAACAGAATCTGTTACATCCCAGTATGGTAGTGAAAGCTTTTCTAAAATCTGCATTAAATGCATAAATGACAGGGTTTAGGGATGAGTTAGCCCACCCAAACCACACAAATATGCTGAATGTGGTTTCACTTACACATGGGGGTTCTGCATCATTATTTCCAGGTAGATAAATGTGACAGAAAGGTACTACGCAGTTTAGAACAAAGAATGGAAGCCAGCAGAACACAAATACCCCCATGATAATGGATAATGTCTTTAGAACTTTGGTCTCCTTCCTGAAAGAAGTCTTTAGAGAGTTTTCATGGGGACAATCGGGGTGACAGCTCTGAGCATGCTCTACTGCTCTTTCAAGAGAAGATATTCTCCTGATCTGAGTCTGAGCTATCCTATATATTCTCGTATATGTTCCAATCATGATAACAACAGGTATGTAGAAGCTAATAAGAGAAGAAGATATTGCATATGTCCTGTTAAGACTGGAGTCACAGTTCTCTGTCTGGTTTGTAGCATTAAGCTCTCCAACAGTCCCTTGGGATTTATGCCAGCTGAGCTGTACTGGAATGAATGATATTAATATGGATAAAGTCCAGGCTACGCCAATCATGATGAATGCCATTCTCTGGGTCATTTTTCTTTCATATCTGAAAGGACTTGCTATTGCCCAATATCGGTCCAAGCTAATAATGCACAGATTCAAGATGGAAGCTGTGGAGCACATTATGTCAAAGGCTATCCAGGTGTCACAAAAGTTTCCAAAGAGCCAGTACCCTGCTACTTCAGTCACTGCCTTCCATGGCATcaccagaagtgcaacaaatagATCTGACACAGCCAAAGAGATGACAAAGAAATTGGTCACCTTGGACCTGAGGTGTCTGAACTTGATGACAGCTAGACATACCAACGTGTTCCCCAAGAGAGTTGAAAGTATGAGCAGAGACAACAACAAGCCTGTAAGTGCTCGAAGGCTCAGGTCCTTGCTGGTAGCATCTAGTTCTGCATTTAACACCTGGATTGTGACATTGTAAGTTGAGAAGTTTTCCATGGGTTGGACACCAGGTGATGTCCACTTTCTTTGTGTTTATAAGACTTCGGAAGCTGTCTTTTCTTTAGGAAAGCTTTTTTGTCCAGGCATTTAAAAATCAGCAAAATAAAACATACAGAAAACATTGATATAATTACAAGAAAAGCAGTAAGTTATTTAAAGCCTCAGGTTAGTATAGTCCCAACATGCCTACAAATTCTCAATAAGTCAATAAAGAAGCTACCTCCTCATGTATTAAGTTGTGCTTGTATCCATCAGAAGAAACCCGGCCAAGATCCAAGAGTAATGTCATATTAGTTCCATGAAACGAGAAAGGACAAATGACCATTCTACTTGTCTTGACGGAAACCCTGTTGTATCAGTGCAGGAGCTCATGCAGATCTCCAATAATCCTGTGTGTAGTTACCTTCCAGACATGAGCTAGCAGATGAGATTCATGTGTACTGGGGCTCTGGGAGCTATAGCTGCATCACTGCTCATTGTGATTATCCAGCACAAATACTCATAGCTGCTGAAATCCTCACGATTGGTTTAGGTTAAAAATAGATTCACAGTCGTCTTCAGTAGTGCAGGTACTCCTGTGTTCTTTGCTGCTACCTACAGTTACTTTAGTTAACCTCATCATAGCCAGGGGATGCATGGTCACCAGTTTATGCTTTTACTCTGTTCCCTTTGTATAAGCTTGTTCCATACAGATCTGTATTTAACTGACACTATCTTTAACTAAAAATATTGAACAATCTATAATTCATATGCCACCATAGATCATAGCAGTGTATGTACTGTAAATAGAATTTTGCTGCATCTGGAAATTACATGTTGTCAATGGTATGACATTTTTTCACGTGAGAAAAATCTATTTTAtcatgtatttttaatattattgtgCATTTACCTGGACCAGAAATGAACAAATCGCATTGATGCCCAATGAAACCAAGACTTTATTGCTACAGTCACATTGTGTTCACTGTGATCTCACATTATGGAGATTATTTTTGATATAATGGAAATTAAGTTTCAAACACTGATTATTCCCATTGCAATAAATACTTCTGGGTATGTACTACCTTCTTAGTTCATCCCCTGAATATTGAATGGTCAGGGTTAGGGAAAGTAATACATATTTATATAAGGTGATGATTATACTGCTATGAAAATGCTAGTCAGTCCCAAGTTGTTTCACAACACTCCTATATAAATCCTATGTTACAGTACATGCTTTCCTACAGTGCAGCCAGAACTAGACTGTaagcccccaccaccaccaccatcatctttGTTTCAGTTTTATAAATTTATAAATAATGATAGAACTTGTTTACTGTCCATCAAAGCCTTGTTCTTTACCGATATTCTTTCCACTGCTGGCATACCTTATTGTTCAGGCAATTTTGCTCTCCACTTCAATctatctccagctgtttctatCAAACACTGTAACAACACTTACCTCCTGATGCTGTTCTATTAAGGTGTTCCATGCCCTTTGGATGAATGTTATTATAttaatattgttttttgtttctcTGTGTTAAATTGTGTTGAACATGTTcaaaagcgtttttttttcaggtggggggGCTTTTGTATCATCCCTTTGCCTGATATATTTTTCCAAAAAGAACTTTGCAACATTTTGACACTTTGCGTCACACTCCCCAAGTGGGCAAAGCGGGGTGCAAAGTGCCACTCGAGGGGGCCGTTACATCATAGACATGCCAAATTTATTACAGCTTGCAAATTCCAACTAAAATCTATGCCAGCTCTGAACTGGCATAGAATTTAGTAAGTAAGCATTGGCAGCCTAAGGATTTATGTAGAGTTATGCACCTCATAGAAAAAGGGACATAGTGAAAGAGAGGATTTCGTTCCCTGAAAACATCAGATATACAGAAATTGCTGGGCACAAGTGCAATTTGCTTGGTAGGAACCCTACCCATTTTTTGTGCATACAGACTGTGTATTGAAATGTTCTAAAAGTTCTTTAAAATTCCTGATAGAACTGTACACTATTTGAGGTCAACTCTGGCCTAGAGATTACAGTATAGTAGACCCAAACTCTTTTAATCTTTATCATAATTACAATATCTATGGCAATCTGCTGTGGAGGGTAAAGCCACCGATGATGAAGTAAAGGAAAAGTGTCAATGGAAGATTCTTTGAGTTAAATCTGGTTTCCAAGAAACAGTTATGTGTCTACTTTGTAACTGCAAATCATCTGTACCTCTCTTTATGAGAAGCAATAAAAAGCAAGTTTTTGTTTGTTCTCAGGTGTTTAGTCTACTATATGTATTTGAC encodes:
- the LOC130281736 gene encoding D(1C) dopamine receptor, which encodes MENFSTYNVTIQVLNAELDATSKDLSLRALTGLLLSLLILSTLLGNTLVCLAVIKFRHLRSKVTNFFVISLAVSDLFVALLVMPWKAVTEVAGYWLFGNFCDTWIAFDIMCSTASILNLCIISLDRYWAIASPFRYERKMTQRMAFIMIGVAWTLSILISFIPVQLSWHKSQGTVGELNATNQTENCDSSLNRTYAISSSLISFYIPVVIMIGTYTRIYRIAQTQIRRISSLERAVEHAQSCHPDCPHENSLKTSFRKETKVLKTLSIIMGVFVFCWLPFFVLNCVVPFCHIYLPGNNDAEPPCVSETTFSIFVWFGWANSSLNPVIYAFNADFRKAFTTILGCNRFCSSTNVEAVNFSNELVSYHHDTTFQKDIPVTFNSSQLPNAVSQDQEDLEGHCFDKVSVISNSHGTRSHKNLLLPVSVQFECEAEISLETITPFTSAGPLECHSHTVTGEDTKYTTKLY